In a genomic window of Arachnia rubra:
- a CDS encoding phospho-sugar mutase: MTSHDAARAWLATDPDPITRAELKELLEAADAGDPEAARTLEDAFSGPLTFGTAGLRGRMGAGPHRMNLVVVAQATAGLADWLRDNGHAEGQVIVGYDARHRSEEFARETAAVLAGAGFEVLLTGSPTPTPLVAFGVRKYGCIAGVVVTASHNPAADNGYKVYLGDGSQIVPPTDSEITARIAAHPADSLSSLPRSDAYRMMWDRLSHDYITRGTALIHANAPREVTWVHTAMHGVGSRTLRELTRAAGFPPAHEVAEQAEPDPDFPTVPFPNPEEPGAIDRALALAEESGADLVVANDPDADRCAVATLVDGKWRMLTGDELGLLLADHMLRRGAEGVLASSVVSSGALAALAAARGRRHVTTLTGFKWIGRVPDLAFGYEEAIGYCCDPAVVPDKDGLTAALMALEMTARLRAKGLTLADRLDELTAELGLHATAQLAIRVDDLSLITAAMERLRANPPVSLLYAPVSYRDLAESSAGLPPTDAVELASDEVRVVVRPSGTEPKLKCYLEVVLPPEKSQSGMAARLAAEIRLMTLRGQVQSVLGLD, from the coding sequence ATGACCAGTCATGACGCAGCCCGGGCCTGGCTGGCCACCGACCCCGACCCCATCACCCGGGCCGAACTCAAGGAACTTCTTGAGGCAGCCGATGCGGGAGATCCAGAGGCAGCAAGAACTCTCGAGGACGCCTTCTCGGGCCCATTGACCTTCGGCACAGCAGGGCTCAGGGGCAGGATGGGCGCGGGCCCCCACCGCATGAACCTCGTGGTTGTCGCACAGGCCACAGCCGGACTCGCGGACTGGCTGAGAGACAACGGCCACGCCGAGGGCCAGGTGATAGTCGGTTACGATGCCCGGCACAGGTCTGAGGAGTTCGCCCGTGAGACCGCTGCGGTACTCGCTGGCGCCGGTTTCGAGGTGCTGCTCACCGGCTCCCCCACCCCGACTCCCCTGGTGGCATTCGGCGTGCGCAAATACGGATGTATTGCCGGGGTTGTCGTGACGGCCTCCCACAATCCGGCCGCCGACAACGGCTACAAGGTGTACCTGGGTGACGGGTCACAGATAGTCCCGCCCACCGATTCCGAGATCACCGCTCGGATCGCAGCGCACCCGGCTGACTCCCTGAGTTCGCTTCCTCGCAGCGATGCATACCGGATGATGTGGGACCGGCTCAGTCACGACTACATCACTCGGGGCACCGCGCTGATCCACGCCAATGCCCCACGTGAGGTCACCTGGGTGCACACCGCGATGCATGGGGTGGGGTCCCGGACACTCCGGGAACTGACCAGGGCCGCTGGCTTCCCGCCCGCCCACGAGGTAGCGGAGCAGGCCGAGCCGGACCCGGATTTCCCGACCGTCCCCTTCCCCAACCCGGAGGAGCCCGGCGCCATCGATCGCGCACTGGCGCTGGCCGAGGAGTCCGGGGCTGACCTGGTAGTGGCCAATGACCCTGACGCAGACCGGTGCGCGGTCGCCACGCTCGTCGATGGGAAGTGGCGGATGCTGACGGGCGACGAGCTGGGGCTGCTGCTCGCCGACCACATGCTCCGCCGCGGGGCCGAGGGTGTGCTGGCCAGCTCGGTGGTGTCCTCGGGGGCGCTCGCCGCCCTGGCGGCTGCGCGGGGACGGCGCCACGTCACCACTCTCACGGGTTTCAAGTGGATCGGGCGGGTTCCGGACCTCGCCTTCGGATATGAGGAGGCCATCGGCTACTGCTGTGATCCGGCCGTGGTCCCGGACAAGGATGGCCTGACCGCAGCTCTGATGGCGCTTGAGATGACGGCCAGGCTGCGTGCGAAGGGGCTGACACTGGCCGACCGGCTGGACGAGCTGACCGCTGAGCTGGGGCTTCACGCCACAGCCCAGCTGGCTATCCGGGTGGATGACCTCTCCCTGATCACCGCCGCCATGGAAAGGCTACGCGCCAATCCCCCGGTGAGCCTGCTTTACGCCCCGGTCAGTTATCGCGACCTGGCTGAGAGCTCGGCTGGGCTTCCTCCCACCGACGCCGTGGAGCTGGCCAGCGACGAGGTGCGCGTGGTGGTGCGCCCGTCCGGGACCGAGCCGAAGCTGAAGTGCTACCTGGAGGTGGTGCTGCCTCCGGAGAAGTCCCAGTCTGGGATGGCGGCCAGGCTGGCCGCGGAGATCCGCCTGATGACTCTGCGCGGACAGGTGCAGTCCGTGCTCGGCCTCGACTGA
- a CDS encoding GNAT family N-acetyltransferase, whose translation MIQVKAWEELTKDELFEIVCLRSEVFFVEQRADTPDFDAFDRDPRTRHWWVPDVGGCAAYLRTVELDEPELGVSQSFGRVAVRADRRGEGLARRLIAAALGRLGKKPFVIHAQSYVVPLYQDFGFTTVGEEYLEAGIPHLRMLRPGEIRVSAVVLTDATGQVLLVRKRGTEAFLNPGGKPEPGETPEQCASRELREELGLDLGPGRLIPLGQYRAPAANEAHTVVVADVFKAPEPLAHLPRPRAEIAEAVFVDPARPQPSWAPLFTEQILPRLS comes from the coding sequence ATGATTCAGGTCAAGGCCTGGGAAGAACTGACCAAGGACGAGCTCTTCGAGATCGTGTGCCTGAGATCCGAGGTGTTCTTCGTGGAACAGCGTGCTGACACTCCCGACTTCGATGCCTTCGACCGTGACCCCAGAACCCGTCACTGGTGGGTCCCCGATGTGGGTGGCTGTGCAGCTTATCTGCGCACCGTAGAGCTTGATGAGCCGGAGCTTGGAGTATCCCAGTCGTTCGGGCGCGTGGCTGTCCGGGCTGACCGCCGTGGCGAGGGATTGGCGCGGCGATTGATCGCGGCGGCGCTGGGCCGATTGGGTAAAAAACCTTTCGTCATCCACGCACAGAGTTATGTGGTGCCGCTCTACCAGGACTTCGGATTCACAACAGTGGGGGAGGAGTACCTGGAGGCAGGGATCCCCCACCTGAGAATGCTGAGACCAGGAGAGATCCGCGTCAGCGCCGTTGTCCTGACCGACGCGACGGGCCAGGTGCTGCTGGTCCGCAAGCGTGGCACGGAGGCATTCCTGAATCCGGGCGGAAAGCCCGAACCGGGAGAGACCCCGGAGCAGTGCGCATCCAGAGAGTTACGAGAGGAACTGGGCCTGGACCTCGGTCCGGGCAGGCTGATCCCGCTGGGACAGTATCGCGCTCCGGCAGCCAACGAGGCTCACACCGTCGTGGTCGCCGATGTTTTCAAAGCCCCAGAACCTCTCGCTCACCTTCCTCGGCCGCGGGCTGAGATCGCCGAGGCAGTCTTCGTCGATCCTGCGCGCCCCCAACCGAGCTGGGCTCCGCTGTTCACCGAGCAGATCCTGCCCCGGCTGTCCTGA
- a CDS encoding DUF2207 domain-containing protein: MWKVLRGLFVMLVVVAAGAVNTPQAHAQDSAPVNWWNVKVNLSSDGVAHVDATLEMDFSKVKGRGPVFALPKRQRTGNENQWYRFEISGVQVSSPSGAHSDTQITQDNGTMTVRVGEANTVYSTPQTYRISYDITGLIATKHPESGLDEFNWNVIGNWASEIKNFQVSITGPAEISKVSCWQTTNLDKPCESSSGGTSASYSVDRIPAGDPVQVVAGFPAGTFPGVTQTIETIDQERRRTPWPIFWSLWSEHSPLNPVFGTATAVLSVGAVVALVMIRNKKARDEVFLGLTPGLAPAAGMAARTGKRRGKVNVAVAFQPPRGARPGEIGTLVDATADSVDISATIIDLAVRGYLVITATEHGGHLLTRTDKNSDGLIGYELKLLNRIFRSKSGHTTPKRKTHQPNTERKNHPSEIPQKGSQVSLKDLRDEKYGDIQSTARQGLYNRVVALGWFRSNPQAGRQSALKKGISIALFGTIVSFQLGVAFGWGIVGIPIMLFGAGLAIMSQRFGARTAQGSAALEQARGFELYLRTAEKEQLRFEEGVDIFSRYLPYAMIFGVTHRWTKLFAQLGAEGRNLANTSWYQGADLYHSTGSFYTSLGSFSQDFSYSMAQAAAATAWSASNSSSGGSGFPGGSFSGGSGFSGGGGSSGGGFSGGSW, translated from the coding sequence ATGTGGAAGGTACTCAGGGGACTGTTCGTCATGCTCGTCGTGGTCGCTGCCGGTGCGGTGAACACCCCGCAGGCCCACGCGCAGGATTCGGCCCCAGTCAACTGGTGGAATGTTAAGGTCAACCTCAGCAGTGATGGGGTGGCTCACGTCGACGCCACTTTGGAGATGGACTTCTCCAAGGTCAAGGGTCGCGGCCCTGTGTTCGCGCTGCCGAAGCGGCAGCGAACTGGAAATGAAAACCAGTGGTATCGCTTCGAGATATCCGGCGTCCAGGTCTCTTCCCCTAGCGGCGCCCATTCCGACACACAGATCACCCAGGACAATGGAACCATGACCGTCCGGGTGGGCGAAGCGAACACCGTCTATTCGACTCCGCAGACCTATCGGATCAGCTATGACATCACCGGGCTGATCGCCACCAAGCACCCAGAGAGCGGCCTGGATGAGTTCAACTGGAATGTCATCGGAAACTGGGCATCGGAGATCAAGAACTTCCAGGTTTCCATCACCGGCCCAGCGGAGATCTCGAAGGTCAGCTGCTGGCAGACGACAAACCTGGATAAACCCTGCGAATCCAGCTCCGGCGGCACCAGCGCCTCCTATTCGGTAGACCGGATCCCAGCTGGCGATCCAGTGCAGGTTGTCGCCGGTTTTCCCGCTGGCACCTTCCCTGGGGTGACCCAGACGATAGAGACCATAGATCAGGAGCGGAGGCGCACCCCATGGCCAATCTTTTGGTCTCTTTGGTCAGAGCATTCTCCCCTGAATCCCGTCTTTGGGACTGCCACCGCCGTTCTCAGTGTGGGAGCCGTGGTGGCACTAGTCATGATACGAAACAAGAAAGCCCGTGACGAGGTGTTTCTCGGTCTCACGCCAGGCCTTGCCCCAGCCGCAGGCATGGCCGCCCGGACTGGCAAGCGTCGCGGCAAGGTCAACGTTGCGGTGGCCTTCCAGCCGCCCCGGGGAGCCCGGCCCGGTGAGATAGGCACCCTGGTGGATGCGACCGCAGACTCCGTGGACATCTCCGCAACAATCATCGACCTGGCAGTCCGCGGATATCTCGTAATCACTGCTACCGAGCACGGCGGTCACCTCTTGACCCGCACAGATAAGAACTCTGATGGCCTCATCGGCTACGAGCTGAAGCTCTTAAATAGAATCTTCCGTTCAAAATCAGGCCACACTACTCCCAAGAGGAAAACGCACCAACCCAATACCGAGAGAAAAAACCACCCAAGCGAAATACCTCAGAAAGGCAGCCAGGTCAGTCTCAAAGATCTGCGGGACGAGAAATACGGCGACATACAAAGCACGGCCCGGCAAGGCCTCTATAACCGAGTGGTAGCGCTCGGCTGGTTCCGAAGCAATCCCCAAGCAGGACGACAGTCAGCATTGAAGAAAGGAATCAGCATCGCCCTTTTCGGCACCATAGTCAGTTTCCAGCTAGGGGTAGCATTCGGCTGGGGCATCGTCGGAATCCCCATCATGCTGTTCGGCGCTGGTTTAGCGATCATGTCGCAACGCTTCGGGGCCCGTACCGCTCAGGGATCAGCGGCACTCGAACAGGCGCGGGGCTTCGAGCTATACCTGCGCACAGCAGAGAAGGAACAACTGCGCTTCGAGGAGGGCGTAGACATCTTCAGCCGCTACCTGCCCTACGCCATGATCTTCGGTGTGACCCACCGCTGGACCAAGCTATTCGCCCAACTTGGAGCCGAGGGACGCAACCTCGCCAACACATCCTGGTACCAAGGAGCGGATCTCTACCATTCGACAGGCTCCTTCTACACCAGTCTCGGCAGTTTCTCCCAAGACTTCTCCTACTCAATGGCACAAGCCGCAGCAGCCACCGCATGGTCGGCCTCAAATAGCTCTTCTGGTGGCTCAGGTTTCCCCGGTGGCAGCTTCAGCGGCGGCTCAGGTTTCTCCGGCGGCGGTGGTTCCTCTGGCGGCGGCTTCAGCGGCGGCTCGTGGTAG
- a CDS encoding purine-nucleoside phosphorylase gives MSDDSIRLAHEAVDFLSSRFGLDRIDLALVLGSGWSAGADQLGERLGEIELGDVPGFSPPVVSGHGGVLRLIRTMPGKTAAVLTGRTHYYEGRGVAPVVHGVRTAAAWGAATLVLTNGCGSLNPAWGPGTVVLIRDHINLTGATPLQGASFVDMTDAYSQRLRDLAHTVRPELPEGVYVQFRGPQYETPAEVRMAGIIGGDLVGMSTTLETIAAREAGMEVLGLSLVTNAAAGLSASGLDHSEVLRAGRDAGPQLASLLAGIAGAL, from the coding sequence ATGAGCGATGACTCCATAAGGCTGGCGCATGAGGCCGTCGATTTTCTCTCATCCCGGTTCGGCCTGGACCGGATAGATCTGGCGCTGGTGTTGGGCTCCGGTTGGTCTGCTGGAGCCGATCAGTTGGGCGAGAGGCTCGGTGAGATCGAGCTCGGCGACGTGCCAGGCTTCAGTCCTCCCGTGGTCAGCGGCCATGGTGGCGTGCTGAGACTGATCCGCACGATGCCGGGCAAGACGGCCGCAGTCCTGACGGGGCGCACTCACTACTACGAGGGCCGAGGCGTCGCGCCGGTCGTGCATGGGGTGCGCACGGCCGCTGCCTGGGGGGCGGCGACTTTGGTGCTCACCAACGGCTGCGGCAGCCTGAACCCGGCGTGGGGGCCGGGCACCGTGGTCCTGATCCGCGACCACATCAATCTGACCGGCGCCACCCCTTTGCAGGGCGCCTCCTTCGTGGATATGACAGATGCCTACTCGCAACGGCTGCGCGACCTGGCCCACACGGTGAGACCTGAGCTACCCGAGGGTGTTTACGTGCAGTTCCGTGGTCCTCAGTACGAGACTCCCGCCGAGGTGCGGATGGCCGGCATCATCGGCGGCGATCTCGTCGGCATGTCGACGACGCTGGAGACCATCGCCGCACGCGAGGCTGGCATGGAGGTGCTGGGGCTCTCGCTGGTCACCAACGCGGCCGCAGGCCTGTCGGCCTCGGGGCTCGACCATTCCGAGGTGCTGCGGGCCGGCCGCGACGCCGGGCCACAGCTGGCCTCGCTGCTGGCCGGAATAGCGGGTGCGCTATGA